The Opitutus sp. DNA window GGCGCCTTCCGCTGCCCTAATTCGCAGCAAGGCTACACCGGTTTCTCCACCTGGACCCGCGGCCAGGCTTGGGCGCTGCTCGGCTTCGCAGAAGAACTCGAATTCCTCGCCGAGATCACCGACGCCGAGCTCGCACCGTTTGGCGGCCGTGCCGCGCTGGAGGCCATGATGCTCAAGGGTGCCATCGCCACCGCCGAGCACTACATCGCCAACACCCCGACCTGCGGTATCCCTTATTGGGACACGGGCGCCCCCAAGATCCACCTCTTGGGCGATTACCAGAACCGCCCGGCCGATCCCTACAACGCCTACGAGCCGGTCGACAGTTCCGCCGCCGCCATCGACGCCCAAGGTCTGCTCCGCCTCTCCCGTTACCTGCAAGGCAAGGGCGACACCGTCCGCGCCGCTCGTTACCTGCAAGCCGGCCTCACGGTCGCGAAAACCTTGTTCAGCGAGCCCTACCTCTCCACCGATCCGAAGCACCAGGGCCTCATCCTGCACTCGATTTATCACCAGCCCAACGGTTGGGACTATACCCCGGACGCCGGCAAGGCTCCGTACGGCGAATCCTCGATGTGGGGCGACTACCACGCGATGGAACTGGCGGTTTATCTGAACCGCCTGAACAAGGGCCAGCCTTACTACACGTTCTTCGCCTAAGTTTTCCCCGTCATGGACAACCTCTCCCGTCTCGCCATCCACACGATGACGACCAAGCCGTGGGACCTTCCCACAGCCGTCGCCAAGTTCTCTGCCGCCGGCGTCCCCGGTGTCGGTGTCTGGCGTCAATGGCTCGCCGGTCGCCCGCTGGCCGAGTCCCGCGCCATGCTCGCCGACAACGGCCTGAGCGCCGTCTCGCTGGTGCGCGGTGGTTTTTTCCCCGGCCTCAACGCTGCTGAACGCACCGCCGCCCTCGACGACACCCGTCGTGCCCTCGATGAAGCCGCCGCCGTCGGCGCGCCCCAAGTCGTGCTGGTATGCGGCGCCCGCCCCGAACTCAGCTTGCCGGAAAACCGCCGCCAGATCACCGAAGGCGTCGCCGCCTGTCTCGATCACGCCCGCCAAACCGGGGTCAAACTCGCGCTCGAACCGCTGCACCCGATGTACGCCGATTGCCGCAGCGCGATCAACACCATCGGCCAGTGCAACGACATGATCGATCAGCTCGGCGACACCTGGCTGGGCATCGCCGCCGACGTTTATCACATCTGGTGGGATCCGCAGTTGGAGTCAGAAATCGCCCGCGCCGGCCGCCGCATCATCGGCTTCCACGTCTGCGATTGGGTGACGCCCACCGCTGATTTCTTGAACGACCGCGGGCTGATGGGCGAAGGCTGCATCGACATCCCCGGCATCCGCGGCCTCGTCGAGAAAGCCGGTTTCGACGGCCCGATCGAGGTCGAGATTTTCTCCACCCGCCACTGGGCCCGCGACCAAGACCAGTTCCTTGCCGACATCCTCACCGCCTACAAAACCAAAGTCTAAGTAGTCGGTTTCCCTTCATCCCTTTTTCTCACCCTTTCCCGTTTCCTTTCCTCTAACCCTCACCCTATGAAAATCCACAAAATCGGTATCATCATGAACGGCGTCACCGGACGCATGGGCAAAAACCAGCATCTGCTGCGTTCCATCGACGCCATCATCAAACAAGGAGGCGTGCGCGTTTCCCCTGACGAGATCATCATGCCCCACGCCATCCTCGTGGGCCGCAGCGAAGACAAACTGCGCGAGCTCACCGCTCTGTGCTCGGTCAAAGAATACACCACCGACCTCGACGCCGTACTCAAGGATCCGCAGTACCAGATCTATTTCGATGCGCAGACCACGCTGCACCGTTTCGCCGCCGTCAAAAAGGCCGCCGAGGCTGGCAAGCACGTGTATTGCGAAAAGCCCACCGCCATCGCGACCGCCGACGCGGTTGCCCTCTACGAGATCTGCCGCAAGGCCGGCGTGAAGAACGGTGTGGTTCAAGACAAGCTCTGGCTGCCCGGCATGGTTAAACTGCGCCGCCTGATGGAGCAGGGCTTCTTTGGCAAAATCCTCTCCGTGCGCGGCGAGTTCGGTTACTGGGTTTACGAGGGGCACAACATCCCCGCCCAGCGTCCTTCGTGGAACTACCGCGCCGAGGACGGCGGCGGCATGGCCATCGATATGCTCTGCCATTTCCGCTACGTGATCGACAACCTCTTCGGCCCGATCAAGTCGGTGAACTGCCTCGCTTCGACCCACATCGAAGAGCGCGTCGACGAAGCCGGTAAACCCTACAAGTGCACCGCCGATGACAGCACCTACGCCACCTTCGAATTGACCAACGGCGTCATCGTGCAGCTCAACGCATCCTGGAACGTGCGCGTTCGCCGCGACGACCTGCTCACCCTGCAAGTGGACGGCACCCACGGCACCGCCGTCGCCGGCCTGCGCGATGTTTACATCCAGCACTACGGCAACACGCCCAAGCCGATCTGGAACCCGGACATCAAGCAGCCCATCGACTTCTTCTCCGACTGGAGCAAGGTTCCCGAGCAAGAGAGCTACGACAACGCCTTCAAGGTGCAGTGGGAACTGTTCCTGCGTCACGTTGCCCTCGACGAGCCGTTCCGTTGGAACCTTCTCGAAGGTGCCAAGGGCGTGCAGCTCGCCGAAGTCGGCCTGCAATCGAGCGCTGACCGCACCTGGAAAGACCTGGCGAAGATCTAAAACCCATACGCGTTTACCATTGGTGCGCCGGAAATCCTTGAGCTCACTCTCAAGGCCACACTCGGATGGCCCTAGCTCGAATGGGCCTAGGTCGGATATGCCACACACTGATAGACCAAGCGCCCCGTGGCCTTGCGCGTGAGCGCAAGGTTTAGACTAATTCGGTTAAACGGAGCGGCGGCATCGGCATTTTGGCCCGTGCCGCCGCTCTTTCATTTTAAGCTCCCGCAACCACACTCACCGCATCATGAAGCCCCCCGTTGTCATCCTCTTTGCCGACCGTCACTACGGCGCCGCCCCAGGGCGTGCTCAGGCCGAACTCCTGAGGCCCTTATGTGAGGTTCACTATATCGAGGAAGATTACGCGGCGCTGATTGCCGCCCTGGCTGCGCACCCCGAAGCCACGCTCGCCTTCAATTCCATCGCCGGCACACCGGGTAACCCGGCGCCGGCACCCGAGCTCGAAGCGCCGCTGCAGGCCCACCTCGCCGCCGGCCGACCGCTGTGGATTTTGCACGGTGGCAGTGCGGCCTGCTGGCCGTGGGCGTGGTGGCGCCAACTCATGCCATTGCGCTGGGTACGCAACGGCGACCCCGACCAGATGCCCGTCAGCACACACCCGATCGTGCCGCTGCACCTCGTCGCAACGCCGGCCGCGCTCGCGAGTATCCCAAATATCCCCGCCATCACCGACCTGCCCACCGACGAACTTTACATCAAACTGGCAGCGCAGCACCCCTTCGAGACTTGGCTGACCATCAATTACGAAGGCGTCGATTATCCCCAAGCGTGCAGCGCGTCCAGCGCGTGGGGCGGAGCGATCCACTGCTTCCTTCCTGGGCACTCCGCCGAAGCGCTCGGCCACCCGGCGTATGCGGCGCTGTTCACCGCTCTCGCGCGTAAGTGGCTCGCGGCGTAAGACAAGCCGCGCCGCTCCTCGACTCGATTCCGGCCATCAGGCCTTTGCCGGGTAAGGACAGTTGCGGCAGCCATTGCCGCAGCACTTTCCCTGTTTAAGCAGATACCAGCGGGTGAAGACGTAATTGCCTCCTTTTACCGTATAATCGATGTGCTCGAGCAGTCGGTTGGAGGCTGGCTTTTGTTTCGCCAAAATCAGGGCCTCCTCAAACGGCAAGTCGGCCAAACGTCCTTCAATGTGCTTGCCGATGACCTTCGCCAAACAGGACGGGCAGAGGCATTTTCTTGAAAAATCCGCCGGCAAGATCGCCGGATAGTCGTTGCACCAGCAGGTGCCGACCGCACAACCACAGTCAAACGGCGTACCGCATTCAGAGCAGGGCTGGTTGGACTTCATGAGAGGCAACGTTTTGAAGCCCTCCGCCAGCCGATGGCAACAGCATTGCCCGCGCCCGGCGAGTAAGCCGTGAAGGACGATGTTGGACAGTTGGACGGTCTTTCCCCCGTCCCCGTATTCAGGGCGCCCCCACCGACTTGGCGGTCGGGCGCGTGGTGACCTCCCACGTCAGCGCCCAGCCGCTGGCGGGATGACTCAATGAAACCAACCCGGAGGACGGTTCTTTGATGATGGCCGGCGTCGGCAGGCACTTGACCCTAATTTGCCGCTCCATGAGCTGAGTTTCCCAGCGCCGATCCAACCAGGCGGGCGTCCGGCTGTGCCAGACCATCGTGCCTGTGACCGCTTCACGGGAGGTTAAATCCACCGTGAAGGTCGGCGCCGATTCGCTGAAAACGGCGATCGTTGTCACCTCAATAAGACGCTCCGCCGGTGAGATGGATAGGCGCGCCTGCTCGATTCCGTTTTCATCAACAACGTGGGCGGTAAAGCCCTCCGTCGGCACCAGCCCCGTCCAATTCAGGTGCAGTCCGTTTTCGCTCACGCGCAAGCCGTTAACCGGTTTGCCCGTGGCCGTATCGAGCCAGACCGGGTGCTTTGTCCAGGTTGCGCCCTTGGCCGGCCGGAAACTCCACCCGCCATTCACCACCGGTTTGCGGAATGACTCGGGCTTGGCCGCTTGGGTCCCTGCCCAGGCCTGCACCCGCGCTTCGGCCAACATGGGGTTGCTGGGGCGTTCAGCCGGAGTGGTCGCTAAAACGGGATCGCGGAAGGACCGCACCTTCAACTCGCCAATTTTGTAGGTAATCAAGGTGGCCTCAGCAGTTTTTTTGACTTTGGCGGTGGCGCCGGCGGAGGTGGTTGCGGCAGTGTCCGGATTATCGGAAGCCGCAGGCGCGGACGCGGGCGACGGGGGAGCGCCGCCCGCGTTGTTCGCGGCAGTACTTCCTGAAGGCGAAGCGCCGGATTCGCTCGAAGCAGCACCGGCCGCGTTTGCATCAGCGCTAGGCGGAAAGAGCGTTGTGGCGAGGGCGTCCGGAGTGAGATCGAATTTAAGCGGCGGAGGATTCTCCGCAGAAGGCGGGCTCGCGGTTTTGTTAGCCCACACGATTTCCGTCACGCCCGGGGGTTCGCTTGATTTTGGCGCAACCGCGGAAGCCGGGGCCGGGGCTGGCGCAGCGGCTTCCGGCGCTGCGTCTGCAGCCTCCGCCGAAGCCGGCTTTCCCTGAATTTCTGGAAGTGAAACGGCGTCGATACCCGCTGCCGTGTCTTTGGCCGGTGCGGGCGGCGCCTCCGGTGAAAGCCCCACCGTGCCACTACCAAGCGCGGGGGATGGGGCCTCCGTACCGCCACCGTGCGCGGTGGTTAAGGGTGCAGCTGCGTCCGCTCTCGCCTGCTTCGGCGTGGAAGCCCCGGCCGCACCCGCAGACTCCGCTGTGTGAGCCGACGTAGCATCGGCGACGGCGGTCCCGTTGGAGAGGGCCGGAGTCGTGAGTGTTTCGGCGTGGGTGGTCACGGTGGCGTCGGCCCCGCCCAATTTGCCCGTTTGCCCTGGCAACACGGGCATGCCGCCTACTTGTGCGCTCGGTGCCGGCGCAGTGGAAAAACCTGGGGAATGCGCTTCGTTAGCCGCTCCCGGCGGGGCCGAGTGCGCTTGCGCCACAGTCGTCGAGCTCGTGCCCAACGCGGCCCCGGTCGGTGCGGCGGCCTCCCCGTGTGCAGGCGTTTCGGCTGCCGGGGCGGTCGGGGGCAACAACGGCGCCTGGTGCGCAACCTCTGCCGCAGGGGCTTCGTGCGTTTCACCGCTAGCGAGCGCAGGCTGCCCAGGCTGCACTTCGGCGGGCGATTTCGGAGCGCTACCTTTGAACCAAAACACAGCCGCCGCCGCAGCTAGTACCACCACGCCACCAGCGCCCCAACGGACGAGTTTAGTGCGCTTGGTAACAGGCGGTTTCTCCACGTGTGCCTCGTGCGCGACAGGGGCTTCCGAAGGCGTTTCGGCGACGGCCTCCGAAGGGTCGGCCAGTTTGGCCGGCGCTGGATGGCTGAAGCCCCAGCTTCGGATAAACCACCCCGTGTCCGTCTCCACCGCGTACGTACCCAGATCAATGTCGGTGCCCTCGGTTAGATCGTGAACGATGGATTTAACTGCGGCTAAAAGCTCGCGCGGGCTGGTGATTGCCGGGTCTTCTTCGCGCCGTTCCAAATCGGCGGTGATGTCGAGTAGGGCATGCTGCAAAAGTTGGCGTATGTCGGCCAAGTCGGCCGCTTCAGGAGCCCGCGGCACGGAGCCCCCCAACCAGCGCCAGCCCACCATGTCGGAGCCCGCGGGACGATGCGGCTCCAGAAACACGCGGCGGAAATGCTCACGCAGCATCGACCACGAAGCGTGGACGGGGCGTCCGGACACTTGCACCGCCCCGCTCTCAGGGTCATCGGCCTGCCACGGTATGCGCTCGTCGTTCATGGGGCGACCTCCTCGGTTGAAAACAGGGTGGCCAACGGCCAGGTGTAACTACGTCCAGGGACGAACCATAGACTTACTCCGGCGTCGGTTGCGGCGGCCGTTTCCGGCTCCACGGGATCGATCTTGGCGCGCAGCACTTCGCGGTGCACCCGGTAAATCCCACCCGGCAAGTCAATGCGGCGGGTTTCGCGCGGGGCCAGCGTTAGCCAAGGCAAGCCGGGGGGGGCGGGGGCGGCTTCAGGAGCCGGGGTGCTGGCGTAGATTGGCGGGGGCGCGGAAGCGGCGGTGGATTCCGCGCGAACGAAAGCGATGCGCCAAGGCCACTCCGTGTGGTTTTCTACCATGACCAACGCCGTTTGGCGCACATAGGGCGTGGCGGGTTGTGGCGGGGACGCGCACCCAGCACCGACAGCGAGCACAAGTAGGGCGCACGCCCACCCCAAGCCGGTGCGGGAAACGCGGCGGAACACCGACTCATCGGGACGAAGCTGTGAGCGAGAGGGCATGGCGGGGCGCACGATAACTCCACCGTTAACGGCACATTCGCACCGAAACTTAAACGCTGCGGCGCATATTGCCCAAAAATCCACCCGCAGAAGCCCTACCGTTGGCCCTCGGCCCTCTGATTATACGTCGCGATCAAGATGAGCTCAACGAAGTTGGTTTATGAACAGAGAGAGCTGAAACCGTTGAAAATGACCCTGAGCTCACGCTCAAGGCCACGAGGCGTGTGCGCCCGACGAGTGCGCTCACGCGGAGTGTGTTCTCGCGGAGTGTTCTCACGCCGAGTGTGGCCTTGAGCGTGAGCTCAAGGATGCTGTATCCCTTAACTCTAACGCTCAGTAGTTTAAGCACCCAGCGGCGCAGTCACGTCCGTACTGTTGCTCGGCTCCGCCGCTGAAACCGATTCAAACAGGGAGCACAGGTGCAATAATTCCAATACGGCCCACACCCCGGGGCGCACCTGCGTCAGCCGAATGCCTCCGCGCACGCACAGTGATTTCCTGAAAATGCTGATCAGCGCGCCGACACCCGAGCTGTCGATAAATTCAACGGCGCCCAAGTTAATCTCCACGCCGGTTACGGCCGCCACCCAGGCCGACTCCACCCCCGCCTTAAACTCGCCGGCGATTGCCGCATCCAGGCGCGTACTGTCCACCGTGACGCGAAGCGTGCCGTCGTTAATCGTGGTGCTGAAATTCAGGTTCATACGCCACTGACATCGCCGACTTGGGTTTGAACCCTAAAACCTGACAAACACGGGAAATTCCCCGCAGCCGGTGCTCACCGTTGTGCAATCCCACCCACGCCCTGAGCGGGATGGGGCGACGCTTTGCCCGTTGGGCAAAACACCCTGCGCTCACGCGCAAGGCCACACGGTTTGCCCCTCCCCGACTCCCGCGCAGCCTGACTACCGTGGCCCTGAGCGTGAGCTCAGGCACTGGCGCAATCCGCCCCTTCAGCGCGGATCAAGCGTACCTCCACTCACCTACTCCGGCATCGCTTTACAGCGAATTGGATCCCGCTGAAACGATCGCCAAACCGCTCTGTTCACACAGCACTTTGGTCGCCACGGTGATCTCCTCGCTCATTTTCAGGATGTCCAACTGGGGAATCCCTGCGTCGGCAAACATCTCCTCCGATATCGGCCAAGCATCACTGGTCACCCCGAGGCCAAACTCGGTACTCGCCACCAACGTCGCAGTAAGGTGCAAAAGCGCCCCCCAGCGGCGCACCTCGGTATTCTCCACGCTCCCCAGATCATGCTGATGAACTAGTACTTGACTAAAAATCGGGTTCATTCCCCAAAGCGAGAGAACCGAGCCGCCGAGCTCGGCGTGGGTGCAGCCAAAAACTTTACGTTCCCAGCTCACCACGGACTGAATATCCGGCAAATCGCCGGCACCGGCGGGGATCTCCATTTGCAGGGCGACGCGCTGAAGCACGATCCGACCTAGGTTGTGCAATAAGCCAATGGTGTAACCCGCCTTATGGTCGACACCCGCTTTGCCCGAGACCAGCTCCATGCCCACCGCCATGGCGATGGAATTGGCAAGCAGGCGGTCTGCAGAGATGCGGTAAATGGGTAGGCTTTGCTCGCAGAGTTTGGCGGAAACGGTAATGCAGGCGACCCGGTAGGCCTGAAACGCCCCCAGCCAAGAAAGCGCCTGATCTAGGCTAGTGCTTACTTGCAATAATAAGTGATATTTTATCCGCTTTGTAGATGGGACGAAAAGCCGTGCGAATCACTTGTAGCGAGGGGGATCAGCAATCCCTAGAAAAACGGGCAACCAGCCGGATTGAGTCGAGGCAGCGAGTTGAGCGCGCCCGGATGATCCTTGGGTGCGTGAGTGGCGAGCAGGTGCAAGAGGTGGCGCGCCGCTGCAACACCAGGCCGAACACCGTAATAAAGTGGAGGGATCGCTTTGTGCTGCTTGGCATGAAGGGGCTGGATGATGCGGCACGGCCGGGCGCGAAGCGCACCTACGGTGAGGACTTTCGAGATCGGGTGCTGGCTTTATTGGAAGGGCCACCCCCTCCGGGGCAGGCGCGCTGGGATGGTCCAGCGGTGGCCCGTGTGCTCGGCGGCTCGGTGCACGCGGTCTGGCGAGTGCTGCGCAAGGAGGGCATTTGCCTGCAGCGCCAGCGCTCGTGGTGCGTGAGCACTGACAAGCAGTTCGCAGCCAAGGCAGCCGATATCGTCGGGCTCTACCTGAGCCCACCGGAAAAGGCATTGGTGATAAGTGTGGATGAAAAGCCTGGCATCCAAGCCCTAGAGCGCGCCACCGGTTACGTGGAGACCGACAATGGTAAAATCGTCCAGGGACTCAAAAGCACCTACAAGCGCCACGGTACACTCAACTTGTTCGCTGCCCTTGATGTGGCCACGGGCTTGATCAAGACGCAGAAAACCACCCTTAAGCGCCGGGAGGAGTTCCTGCTGTTCATGGACCAAGTGGTGGCGGATCACCCGCCCGAGAGAGAACTCCACGTGATTTTGGATAATTATTGCACCCACAAAAAGTGCGACGCTTGGCTCGCTCGGCACCCCAATGTCCACTTCCACTTTACCCCAACCTCGGCGAGTTGGCTCAATCAAGTTGAAATCTGGTTCGGCATACTAACAAGGAAGGCGCTACGGGGCGCGAACTTCAGAAGCGTCGCCGAACTTAGTCAGGCCATTGACGCTTTCGTCGCCGCCTACCTGCCCAATGCCAAGCCGTTCAAGTGGCGCAAGCGCGAGGTCAAGGGAAGCCAACTCAGAAATACTATCATTAATCTACGCAATTAAGCACTAGTTACCGTCTCACCGCGCGTGTAGCAGGCACTGTTGGCCATGCGCAACAGGCGACTGGTGATGGCGACATCCATCGAAACCAGTCGTATCACCTGGTCGATATCAACGTCCGGCTTTTTGATTTCCCGGTAAAGCGCGTCGATCAGTTTGGCAGATGAAGGCAGGCGTGCTGAAGCGGCTTTGAGCCATTTGGAGTCAACCTTGATGAATGGAGTCATGGTGGCGGTTAAGATGAAAATTCCAGGGATTGTTTCAGTGCACCGCGGCTAATTTCGATCAGTTGCACGGATTTGATACCCAGGGCGTCGAGGCGGTTTTTGCGGAGGATTGCGCCGGCCTGTTGGGCGTGGAAGGTCGCGCGATTGCTTTCGGCCAGCGTCTCAGCCGTCTGTAAAATGAGCGACATGGGCGCCTCGTTAATGCAAGCGAGGTCGTCGGTGGATTTCTCGATGCTGTCGCTGACCGAGGCAGGGAAGCCCCACTTGCGTGTAATGAAACTGGATACCTCGATGTGATTAACCCCGAAGGTGTTGAACTCCCACTGCAGGAGCGAAACGGCGTCACCCCAGACCAGTTTATCGACGTGAGGAAACTGCTGTTCGGCCCATTTATTGAGCACCAAAATCCCCAGCGGGCGCATGAGACCGGCAAGGTAGGCAACATTGGGGTCGAGTTTGACCTCGGTGGCGATGAGTTGGCTGGCAGAGGCGGTGAACAGGACGCTTTTATTAAACTGATCGCCGGTGATTCCGTAGGCGCGCAGCTTTGGAGGGGCCATGCCCTGCATGGTGGCCGTGGCGATGAGGCGGGCAATCTCGCGCATCCCGACCCGCTGCAGGGCCTCCTCGATGGTTTTGCACACGTTGGAGGTGCGCACAAAAAAAGCGGAATTGGAGATACGAATGATCCGCGCCGACAACATCACGTCGCGCCGCAGAATCGTTGCGATATCCGCGATCGTGGTGCGCGGGTTACTGATCGCCATATTGAGCAACCCAAGGATTTGCCCCGAAGCGTTCAGTGAATCCATGAGAGGTAAAAGGCACTCACGGTCATTGGTCAGTCGCTTGACGTCACCGTCGGGTTTGGAGGGTTCCTGCAAATTCATGGGTGGGCTGTGAAGTTAAGGTTAATCTTCGACACGTTCAGCCAAGACTGAAGCGGCGTGTTGTTTTCTGTACTGCGTAAAAGCACTAAACCCTCAATAAAAGCAGTGCTAATATGCCTTCTGGGGTAAACACCGACCGGCAACATAGGGGAAACACCTGATCCGAAATCCGCCGAGGGAGCTTGGTTGTAAAAAGCCCCGCAAAAGCACCCCATTTTCAGCCCGTTTACGCCAGCTTGAGGTACTGATTGTTCACCGCTGGCGGCGCGATTCGCAGCCTACGGATTCGGGCTGAACGCAGCGGCAAAACAAGTATCCGCATCATCTACTTCTGTGATTGCTCAAGCCTGACCAGCCGCTTAACCCTTTCCGCCTTATGGGACGCCAATGGCTACACGCGAAACGTGCGATTGTTAACAACAAGAAGGGGCAAATGGTCGGCAAACAGGTGAAGGAAATCACCGTTGCCGCCAAAATCGGTGGGGCCGACATGGCCGCCAACGCCCGCCTGTTCGCCGCCGTCGAAAAGGCGAAAAAAGCCAGTGTCACGCGCGACGTCATCGAACGCGCCATCAACAAGGGCGCCGGCATCGGCGGCGAGAAAATGATCATGGACCACATCGTGTTCGAGGGCTACGCGCCCCACAAGGTGCCGGTCATCGTGGAAGTTTACACCGACAACGTGCAACGGACCACCCCCGAGATGCGCGTGCTCTTCAAAAAAGGCATCCTCGGCACCACAGGCAGCAACAAGTTCCTCTTTGAACACGTGGGTATCGTCGAAGCCCATACACCCGCCTCAACCACTGATTTGGAAGCCGCCGCCATCGAGGCGGGTGCCAACGATTTCGAAGCCATCAGCCACGAGCAAAACGACGACATTCCCGCTGAGTCGACCGGCGCCCGCTTCCATACGGAGCGCACCGCCGTGCACTCGGCCTCGACTTGGCTGTCGGCCAATGGCTGGACGGTCGTCACCAGTGAAATCGGCTACGTGGCCAAAATGTTCCCCGAACTGAGCGACGAGCACCGTGCCGATGTTGGCGAGTTCCTCCAAGCGCTCGAAGAACACGAGGACGTGCAGCGCGTTTGGGCGGCGGTTAAGTAACCCCGTCTTCGGTGTGAACGCTGCGCTCCAACCCGGCGTTCACACCCCTGTCTGACCCGGAGCCCAAGCGCCGGGGCAACTCCCTCAATGCGTGTGCGCTGTCGACTCGCAGCCGTCAGCGAAGCGGCAACCGCGTTATTTCAACCCATAAGCCGCCGGTGAAAATCCGCGCACCCGCAGGGCTACAGCCAGTGCCCTCAGGTCGAGCTGCGCACCCGGTTTCACCCCGTTGAACTCGAACCAACCCTGTTTCATTTCCAGCGCGAACATCAGCGCTCCGCCCCTGGACGCCACCGGTGTTTCGTCGAAGGGATACAGCGGGTAAATTTCCTTCAACGTGCCGTCCGCTGCGAAAAATCCGATGTCGAGCGGCGTGGGCGTGTTGCGCATCCAAAAGCTCATCCGCTGCGGCTTAGCATAGAGAAACAGCATGCCTTCGTCGGTCTTGAGGTCGGTACGCCCCATCAGCCCGTGCTCCATTTCAGCGCGTTTAACCGCAAGCTGCATCCGTACCGCTTTTCCACCTACCGCGATAGTATAAAAATCCGTAGCAGCATTTTGGGCCGTCGCAGCCTTCGTCTCGTCACTGCGGCCAGTACCGATGGAAAGCGCGAGGAAACCGGCGAGCGCCAGCACTCGCAGGAGCGACGAAACCTGATTTGCGTTTTGCACAGAGCACGTGACTGATTGTTTTAAATTTAAACACAACCTCATCGTGGCCCGCATCGCACCCGCCAAGCTCCTTTACGCCGACACTTCCCGTAGCGCCGACATGCTCTATTTCGGCCGTTTCAGTGTGCCGGATCCCTTCATCGCCATCGAGCTGCGTGGCAAAAAAATCGCCGTCCTCAACGCCTTGGAGTTTGGACGCGCCAAAAAAACCTCCGGCTTCGATACCGTGCTCGCCTTAGAGCCCTGGCTTGAAAAAGCCCGCGCGCGCCACCCCAACGCCAAAATCGGCGTGGCCGAGGTCATCGGCTTGCTTGCCCGCAACTACAAAACCCACGTCTTCGAGGTGGCCAACGACTTCCCAATCGGGCTGGCCGACCGCCTGCGTGAACTCGGCTTGAAACTCACCGCGGTTCCCGCCCTCTTCCCCGAGCGCGAAATCAAGACCGCCGCCGAAATCACCGCCCTGCGCGAGGGCAACCGCTGCAGCGCCCTCGGCATTGGTGCGGCCGAACGGCTCCTTCGCAAAAGCAAGATCAAGGCCGGTTTGCTCGTGCTCGACGGGCACCCGCTCACCTCCGAGCGCCTCAAGACCGCCATTGAAATCGCCTGCCTGGAGGCCGGCGCGCTCTCCGTCGATACCATCGCCGCCGGCGGCGACCAGGCCTGCGATCCGCACGAGCGCGGCTACGGGCCGTTACGCGCCAACGAGCTGATCATCGTCGACGTTTTCCCTCGGGTGACAGCCACTGGTTACCATGGCGACATGA harbors:
- a CDS encoding sugar phosphate isomerase/epimerase produces the protein MDNLSRLAIHTMTTKPWDLPTAVAKFSAAGVPGVGVWRQWLAGRPLAESRAMLADNGLSAVSLVRGGFFPGLNAAERTAALDDTRRALDEAAAVGAPQVVLVCGARPELSLPENRRQITEGVAACLDHARQTGVKLALEPLHPMYADCRSAINTIGQCNDMIDQLGDTWLGIAADVYHIWWDPQLESEIARAGRRIIGFHVCDWVTPTADFLNDRGLMGEGCIDIPGIRGLVEKAGFDGPIEVEIFSTRHWARDQDQFLADILTAYKTKV
- a CDS encoding Gfo/Idh/MocA family oxidoreductase, translating into MKIHKIGIIMNGVTGRMGKNQHLLRSIDAIIKQGGVRVSPDEIIMPHAILVGRSEDKLRELTALCSVKEYTTDLDAVLKDPQYQIYFDAQTTLHRFAAVKKAAEAGKHVYCEKPTAIATADAVALYEICRKAGVKNGVVQDKLWLPGMVKLRRLMEQGFFGKILSVRGEFGYWVYEGHNIPAQRPSWNYRAEDGGGMAIDMLCHFRYVIDNLFGPIKSVNCLASTHIEERVDEAGKPYKCTADDSTYATFELTNGVIVQLNASWNVRVRRDDLLTLQVDGTHGTAVAGLRDVYIQHYGNTPKPIWNPDIKQPIDFFSDWSKVPEQESYDNAFKVQWELFLRHVALDEPFRWNLLEGAKGVQLAEVGLQSSADRTWKDLAKI
- a CDS encoding STAS domain-containing protein, giving the protein MNLNFSTTINDGTLRVTVDSTRLDAAIAGEFKAGVESAWVAAVTGVEINLGAVEFIDSSGVGALISIFRKSLCVRGGIRLTQVRPGVWAVLELLHLCSLFESVSAAEPSNSTDVTAPLGA
- a CDS encoding HDOD domain-containing protein, with the translated sequence MQVSTSLDQALSWLGAFQAYRVACITVSAKLCEQSLPIYRISADRLLANSIAMAVGMELVSGKAGVDHKAGYTIGLLHNLGRIVLQRVALQMEIPAGAGDLPDIQSVVSWERKVFGCTHAELGGSVLSLWGMNPIFSQVLVHQHDLGSVENTEVRRWGALLHLTATLVASTEFGLGVTSDAWPISEEMFADAGIPQLDILKMSEEITVATKVLCEQSGLAIVSAGSNSL
- a CDS encoding IS630 family transposase, with the translated sequence MGRKAVRITCSEGDQQSLEKRATSRIESRQRVERARMILGCVSGEQVQEVARRCNTRPNTVIKWRDRFVLLGMKGLDDAARPGAKRTYGEDFRDRVLALLEGPPPPGQARWDGPAVARVLGGSVHAVWRVLRKEGICLQRQRSWCVSTDKQFAAKAADIVGLYLSPPEKALVISVDEKPGIQALERATGYVETDNGKIVQGLKSTYKRHGTLNLFAALDVATGLIKTQKTTLKRREEFLLFMDQVVADHPPERELHVILDNYCTHKKCDAWLARHPNVHFHFTPTSASWLNQVEIWFGILTRKALRGANFRSVAELSQAIDAFVAAYLPNAKPFKWRKREVKGSQLRNTIINLRN
- a CDS encoding HDOD domain-containing protein; translation: MTPFIKVDSKWLKAASARLPSSAKLIDALYREIKKPDVDIDQVIRLVSMDVAITSRLLRMANSACYTRGETVTSA
- a CDS encoding HDOD domain-containing protein, whose product is MDSLNASGQILGLLNMAISNPRTTIADIATILRRDVMLSARIIRISNSAFFVRTSNVCKTIEEALQRVGMREIARLIATATMQGMAPPKLRAYGITGDQFNKSVLFTASASQLIATEVKLDPNVAYLAGLMRPLGILVLNKWAEQQFPHVDKLVWGDAVSLLQWEFNTFGVNHIEVSSFITRKWGFPASVSDSIEKSTDDLACINEAPMSLILQTAETLAESNRATFHAQQAGAILRKNRLDALGIKSVQLIEISRGALKQSLEFSS
- a CDS encoding YebC/PmpR family DNA-binding transcriptional regulator, which translates into the protein MGRQWLHAKRAIVNNKKGQMVGKQVKEITVAAKIGGADMAANARLFAAVEKAKKASVTRDVIERAINKGAGIGGEKMIMDHIVFEGYAPHKVPVIVEVYTDNVQRTTPEMRVLFKKGILGTTGSNKFLFEHVGIVEAHTPASTTDLEAAAIEAGANDFEAISHEQNDDIPAESTGARFHTERTAVHSASTWLSANGWTVVTSEIGYVAKMFPELSDEHRADVGEFLQALEEHEDVQRVWAAVK
- a CDS encoding DUF192 domain-containing protein; this translates as MRATMRLCLNLKQSVTCSVQNANQVSSLLRVLALAGFLALSIGTGRSDETKAATAQNAATDFYTIAVGGKAVRMQLAVKRAEMEHGLMGRTDLKTDEGMLFLYAKPQRMSFWMRNTPTPLDIGFFAADGTLKEIYPLYPFDETPVASRGGALMFALEMKQGWFEFNGVKPGAQLDLRALAVALRVRGFSPAAYGLK